The Mytilus galloprovincialis chromosome 7, xbMytGall1.hap1.1, whole genome shotgun sequence genome has a window encoding:
- the LOC143083174 gene encoding Rieske domain-containing protein-like, with product MQSSYKIFIPVDGIKYSDLFDWSDPSQKCKVVQTSIQRPGLLRQNSRTGSLINCNEQKIALFRHGEDVFAINEKCPHAGGPLHLGDIEEMPDNTLCIRCPWHSWRFDLLTGKVRMPKGQNREAKVYPVSVGENGKLSIGFDEFNARYFSGDIDF from the exons ATGCAAAgcagttacaaaatattcatTCCTGTTGATGGGATAAAATACTCTG atttgTTTGACTGGTCTGATCCTTCACAAAAATGTAAAGTAGTACAAACTTCAATACAGCGTCCTGGTTTACTGCGACAGAATAGTAGAACTGGTTCCTTAATCAACTGTAATGAGCAGAAAATAGCCTTGTTCAGACATGGAGAAGATGTTTTTGCCATTAATGAAAAATGTCCACATGCAG GTGGTCCACTGCATTTAGGAGACATTGAAGAAATGCCAGATAATACTTTATGTATACGATGTCCGTGGCATAGTTGGAGATTTGATTTACTGACTGGGAAAGTAAGAATGCCAAAGGGACAAAACCGTGAAGCCAAAGTTTATCCTGTCTCTGTTGGAGAAAATGGAAAACTCTCTATAGGGTTTGATGAATTTAATGCTAGATATTTTAGTGGAGACATTGATTTTTAA
- the LOC143083175 gene encoding uncharacterized protein LOC143083175 yields the protein MPEKRHMILCTVTDVRDGQVVYPCCSQCCSKLRSDCFQDRWQCLKCGCSSTTEDLDWRYRLSLMVTDGHTLANICLFGSLLQPYFGMSTNQFVRFLRKIESMYGNSEDILLLGLKHCFIGQHYYFGVKASTAGGGKERICLKDLMMPKRTACQNAMFSQEDSSNMVAFQMVPAINRETKTVYEIIRNFFKDGSEETVDKEHVSDKSKSGSSYMQYSNMGTDSSQQSRSNEQSSITLGQTTALLSCEMSDIEKSSFQSESKNRNGRSFRRPQTSFNSSKKIQVSKSECTAERSSSKNDFTIGNLSEEICLSKGDNKQTFLNFSDKELKVSTILNKELETDSEPLFSQDDGDTDHRLQEDSPFKIRQHCKDNDIIKTNLKKDAVGDQNILFSKNQDMMEEEVLCTNSKPLFSQDESSVNQSPLCIDSRNNRCEFKNNLKTVDFSSEMNEIMCTNSEPLFSQDESSISHIQHKEQSNIKVCNDAGSAVSTNFKLEKKSNLKLKPSSANMSVSLEGSILLQNLKVPDLPEDVPDSEELELYLFDDSSFELENQTDDGSTQMQNKAVNVTNGKPKSCTSIKDIPVQEFKAGLRLKAETNSNLNMDNFSSMVIKKTLNSNHGNHDTCTKKMSESKVACKHETEEEQFDGMFEDSFEQLIDEACAHKNRKQQHLDNEIRKKEPKNILLQTSTALLHNKSEIDSQLPLLIKEHYNKEKLQNDNINNTSFDDEDVISCASELNDIDIEDLSHEFDKNLQANVNPNISLKTCDKINKLDKIPAISIELRATQTDKEFKDNLFGSGTKNECLHVDKENSLEFICESQPFLDQKHPDFKDSLNNQFECGHSLVSESLYLNASEDLFGETSAVSKSLTRYLVENVNQDNKFEEQENRRPERQDTSKKSVKFSRRLSYQTSVQLIDLQMKINSNPAVYNGESRKSCLKTGLEKIPEKEITANQTMNYNIITATENSPIVNYTSNRVDLSQDLFSPSPDICFKRPKPLQLNNRLQTVCNQLGEQKDLVQSSRHSSTPIESETDEADNKVYNNKSLISIFSESFEEDLDGFKENISCSEKVENFAKNDNCVRSPALFSQSNSLFSFSSSKLSEKGDNNSKSSFIRGNNSTNSHSVNYSCDLFSPSIYNSTHSPYGNLPVKKLFLDKM from the exons ATGCCAGAAAAACGACACATGATATTATGTACTGTAACAGATGTCAGAGATGGACAAGTTGTCTACCCTTGTTGCTCACAATGCTGTTCTAAGCTTAGATCTGATTGTTTTCAAGATAG ATGGCAGTGCTTAAAATGTGGTTGTAGCTCCACGACAGAAGATTTAGATTGGAGATATAGATTGTCATTAATGGTAACTGATGGTCATACACTGgctaatatttgtttgtttggtaGTTTGTTGCAGCCTTATTTTGGGATGTCTACCAACCAGTTTGTGAG gTTTTTAAGAAAGATAGAAAGTATGTATGGTAACTCAGAAGATATTCTACTGCTAGGACTAAAACATTGTTTTATTGGACAGCATTATTACTTTGGTGTGAAAGCTTCTACTGCAGGTGGTGGGAAGGAAAGAATATGTCTAAAAGATTTGATGATGCCAAAACGTACTGCATGTCAGAATGCCATGTTTTCCCAGGAAGATAGCTCAAATATGGTGGCTTTCCAAATGGTTCCTGCAATCAACAGAGAAACCAAGACAGTTTATGAGATTATAAGAAATTTCTTTAAAGACGGCAGTGAGGAAACAGTAGACAAGGAACATGTGTCAGATAAATCTAAATCTGGTTCCTCTTATATGCAATATTCAAATATGGGAACAGATTCCTCGCAACAATCAAGGTCAAATGAGCAAAGTTCTATAACTCTAGGTCAGACAACTGCTTTGTTGAGTTGTGAAATGTCTGATATAGAGAAGTCTTCTTTTCAATCAgaatctaaaaatagaaatggtAGAAGCTTTAGAAGACCTCAAACCAGTTTTAATTCCTCAAAAAAAATACAGGTTTCTAAATCAGAATGCACTGCAGAAAGAAGttcatcaaaaaatgattttactattGGAAACTTGTctgaagaaatttgtctatctaagggagataataagcaaacatttttgaatttttctgaCAAAGAATTGAAAGTAAGTACAATCTTAAACAAGGAATTGGAGACAGATTCTGAACCATTGTTTTCACAAGATGATGGAGATACTGATCATAGATTACAAGAAGATTCCCCATTCAAAATTAGACAACATTGCAAGGATAAtgacataataaaaacaaatctaaagaAAGATGCAGTGGGTGACcagaacattttgttttcaaaaaatcAGGATATGATGGAAGAGGAAGTTCTATGTACAAATTCCAAACCACTTTTCTCACAAGATGAAAGCTCTGTTAATCAGAGCCCTCTTTGCATAGACTCAAGAAACAACAGGTGTGAATTCAAAAATAATCTTAAAACAGTCGATTTTAGTTCAGAAATGAATGAAATAATGTGTACAAACTCTGAACCACTTTTCTCACAAGACGAAAGTTCTATCAGTCATATTCAACATAAAGAACAATCTAATATCAAAGTTTGTAATGATGCAGGTTCTGCTGTATCTACAAATTTTAAACTGGAAAAGAAGTCCAATCTAAAATTAAAACCTTCTAGTGCAAACATGTCTGTTAGCCTTGAAGGATCAATCTTACTGCAGAATCTAAAAGTACCAGATTTGCCAGAAGATGTACCAGATTCTGAAGAATTAGAGCTGTATTTATTTGATGATTCAAGTTTTGAACTTGAGAACCAAACAGATGATGGTTCAACGCAAATGCAGAATAAAGCTGTTAATGTTACAAATGGAAAGCCCAAAAGTTGCACAAGCATTAAAGATATTCCTGTTCAGGAATTTAAAGCAGGGCTAAGATTAAAAGCtgaaacaaattcaaatttaaacatGGACAATTTTAGCAGTATGGTAATAAAGAAAACTCTAAacagtaaccatggtaaccaCGATACATGTACAAAGAAGATGTCAGAGTCAAAAGTAGCATGTAAACATGAAACAGAGGAAGAACAGTTTGATGGCATGTTTGAAGATTCATTTGAACAACTGATTGATGAGGCTTGTGCACATAAAAACAGAAAGCAGCAGCACTTAGACAATGAAATCAGAAAAAAGGAACCAAAAAACATACTTCTGCAAACATCAACTGCTCTACTTCATAATAAGTCGGAAATTGACAGTCAGTTACCCCTCCTgataaaagaacactataataAAGAAAAGCTTCAAAATGATAACATCAACAATACATCTTTTGATGATGAAGATGTTATTTCTTGTGCCTCAGAATTGAATGATATTGATATTGAAGATCTTAGTCATGAATTTGACAAAAACCTACAAGCAAATGTAAATCCTAACATTTCCTTGAAAACATGTGATAAAATCAACAAACTAGATAAAATTCCAGCGATATCAATTGAATTAAGGGCAACTCAAACTGATAAAGAATTCAAAGATAACTTGTTTGGTTCGGGaacaaaaaatgaatgtttacatgtagataaGGAAAACAGTTTGGAATTCATTTGTGAAAGTCAGCCCTTTCTAGATCAGAAACACCCTGATTTTAAGGACAGTCTTAATAATCAATTTGAGTGTGGGCACAGTCTTGTTTCAGAATCACTTTATTTAAATGCATCGGAAGATTTGTTTGGGGAAACGTCTGCTGTTTCTAAAAGTTTGACGAGATATCTTGTTGAAAATGTTAATCAGGACAATAAATTTGAAGAACAGGAAAATAGAAGACCCGAAAGACAAGATACTTCAAAGAAATCGGTAAAGTTTTCCCGTCGGCTGAGCTATCAAACTTCTGTTCAGTTGATTGACCTCCAAATGAAAATTAATTCTAATCCTGCAGTGTATAATGGTGAATCAAGAAAATCATGTTTAAAAACAGGGTTGGAAAAAATTCCAGAAAAGGAGATAACAGCAAACCAAACCATGAATTATAATATTATTACTGCAACAGAAAATTCACCGATTGTTAATTATACCAGTAATCGTGTTGACTTATCGCAAGATTTATTTTCACCAAGTCcagatatatgttttaaaagaCCCAAGCCTCTTCAGTTAAACAATAGACTTCAAACTGTCTGTAATCAGCTTGGAGAGCAAAAGGATTTAGTGCAATCAAGCCGACATTCATCTACACCGATAGAATCAGAAACAGATGAGGCTGACAACAAAGTGTATAACAATAAATCGTTAATTTCTATTTTCTCTGAATCTTTTGAAGAGGACTTGGATggatttaaagaaaacatatcttGTTCAGAAAAGGTTGAAAATTTTGCAAAGAATGACAATTGTGTTAGGTCACCAGCATTATTTTCTCAGAGTAattctttgttttcattttcaagttCAAAATTATCTGAAAAGGGAGACAACAATTCTAAATCAAGTTttataagggggaataactctacTAATTCACATTCTGTTAACTACTCCTGTGACCTGTTTAGTCCATCCATATATAACAGTACACATTCACCTTATGGAAATTTACCAGTTAAAAAACTGTTCCTTGATAAGATGtga